TTGAATTCGTTGCCGATCGTCAGAAGAGCGAAGCCCGCGCTGAGCAGTGCGAAGACGCCGGCGATGATCGGAGCGCGCTTCATGTTGTCGGTGAACTTGCCAAGCAGACGCGCGACGGCCACAACGATCAGCACGACCATCGCGATGCCGGCGACCCAGTGCAGACGTCCCATCGACGCGGAGGTGATCTCGTAGACCTCGCCGCTCGTCTTGGCGCCCAGGCCGGTGACCGTCGCCCCGGAGTCGGCCTTGGCGACCATCCAGACCATCGGGTAACTGATCAGTACCAGAACAGCACCGACGATCGATACGACGGCGCCAACGGAGAAACCCGTGTACTCGTTCGCCTGCGCCGGCAGCGTGTAGTCGGCCTGGCCGACCGGCTGCTGCGCGTAGTTCGGGATGTCCTGCTGCGGCGGGAGGTTTGCGGGATTCTGCTGCGTCATGCCGGAAACGTAACGCACCCGCACGCAACTGCGTGCGGGTGCGTCGATCGGGTGAATGGACGAGCGACCTACCAGTCGGCCTCGTCGTAGACGACCATGCCGCGGATGTTGTTGCCTTCAAGCATGTCGTCGTAGGCGCGGTTGATGTCTTCGAGCCGGTAGGTCTGAGTGACGAGGTCGGCGAGATTGAGCTGGCCCGCCCGGTACTCGTTGAGCAGCTTCGGGATCTGCGTGCGCGGTCCGGCGCCGCCGAAGATGGCGCCCTGAATCCGCTTCTGCAGCAGAGTCAGCTCGAACAGGTTGAGCTTCACGTCCATCGCGGCGTAGTCGCCCATGCCGACAACAACCACCTGGCCGCCCTTCGCGGTCAGTGCCGCAGCAGGCGCGATGTACTCGCCCTTCATCTCACCGATGGTGAGGACGACGGTGTTCGCCATCTTTCCCCACGTCAGCTCGTTGACAGCGGGGATCGCCTCCTCCATCGACTCGAAAGTGTGCGTCGCGCCGAGCTTCTCTGCCATGTCGCGCTTGAACTTCACCGGGTCGACGGCGACAACGTGCCGCGCGCCGGACGCCTTCGCCCCCTGGACCGAGTTGATGCCGACACCACCGATACCGACGACCACCACGGTGTCGCCGACACGAGTCCCGCCGATCTCCGACGCCGAACCCCAGCCGGTTGCAACACCGCAGCCGAGCAGAGCGGCTTGCTGAAGCGGAATGTCGTTCTCTACCTTGACCAGCGACGCCTCGTTCACCGTGATGTAAGGCGAGAACGTGCCCAGCAGACACATCTGGGTGAGACCCTCACCGTTCTGCGTCACGCGGTGAGTCTTGTCAGAGATCGAGAGTCCGGTCAGCAGACCCGCACCCTCGTCACAGATGTTCTGCGCGCCACGCGAGCACGGCTCACAGACGCCGCATGCCGGGATGAACGCAGTGACGACATGGTCGCCCTCCGCGAACCGAGTGACGCCCTCGCCGACCTTGACGACAACACCTGCGCCTTCGTGGCCGCCGACAACGGGGAACGGCGCGGGCGACTGCCCGGTCCGCAGATGGTGGTCCGAGTGGCAGAGTCCGGATGCGACCAACCGCACCTGGACTTCCCCGGCGACCGGGTCGCCGAGCTCGATCTCCTCGATCTTCCATTCCTCGTTGACGCCGTGCAGGACTGCGGCTTTCGTCTTCATGCGCACATCACTCTCTTCGTGGAGTAGGTCGTTCGGGTCACGCGCCGAGCGTGTGACCACGGTCTCATCCTGCCCTCCGAGGCGCGTTCCGCGTGAGCATATGTCGAATTACGCCGACGCCCGATCCACGGCAGCGCACGGATCGACACGCCGGACCGGAATGGAAATCGGCGTGTCGATGCACGTAGCATCCGGGCTGTGACGAACGCCGGAAGCAATACCCGACCACCGTCGCCGCAGGACTCGTCGAAGCCCGCCGCGACCGGAAAGTCGGCGGACTACCGGCTCGACCTCGACGGACTCCGCGGAATCGCCATCTTCCTCGTCGCCGTCTTCCACGTCTGGTTCGGGCGGGTGTCCGGCGGAGTCGACGTCTTCCTCACCCTGTCCGGATACTTCTTCGTCGCCTCACTGCTCAAGCACGTGATCACCACCAACCCGTCGGACGTCGGATGGTCGGTGGCGATCAACCCGTGGCCGAGGCTGTCGCGGATGCTGCGGCGTCTCGTCCCCGCACTCTTCCTCGTGCTTGCGGCGATCGCCGTCCTGATCTGGTCGCTGATGCCCAGCACAAGGTGGGGCCCGCTCAGCCGTGAACTGTTCGCCTCGGCGTTCTACTACCAGAACTATCACCTGGCGTTCGCGTCGCAGGACTACGGTGCGGCCGACTCCGCGATCAGCCCGATGCAGCATCTGTGGTCGATGGCGATGCAGGGCCAGTTCTTCTTCCTCACCATCATCTGCGCTCTCGCGCTCGGCGGCCTGCTCAAGCTCGGCGCTCGACGATGGGAGGCTCTCGGGAAGCCCAAGGTCATCACCGGCGTCGTCGGCGGATCGCTCGCGCTCGTCGCACTCGTGTCGTTCGCGTGGGCCAACTACCGCCACGGCATCCATCAGACGTTCAACTACTACGACACCATCGCGCGCCTGTGGGAGCCGATCACCGGCGGCCTGCTCGCCATCTGGATGCCACGACTCGCGATGCCGAACTGGCTGCGATCGGCACTCAGTTTCGTGGCCGTCGCACTCATCGCGTCGTCCGGGTTCTGGATCGCCGGCGTCGAAGAGTATCCGGCGGCAATGGCGCTCGTGCCCGCCGGTTCGACGCTGCTACTGATCTGGCTGGGCTCCGCGGCCACCGCTCCGTCATCGGACGCAGGCCTGTCACCGATGGGCCGGGTGCTCGCGCACCCGAGGATCGTGTGGCTCGGCTCGATCGCATACGCCCTCTACCTGTGGCATTGGCCGCTGCTGATCTTCTACATGACGTGGCGCTTCCAGGACGACGTGTCGTTCGTGGAGGGCACCGGCATCCTGATCGTCTCAGTCGGCATCGCGTGGTTCACCACCAAGTACGTGGAGACCCCTCTGCGCGCCGGACGCGGCGGAGGCTTCTCCGCCCGGTACCGCAAGCTGATGGCGATCTTCCTCGTCTGCGTGTCGCTGTTCGCCTTCGCGAGCGCAGGCTACTGGCAGTACCGCGAGTCCAAGCAACAGATCGACACGACCAACCTCGATCCCAGGCTTTACCCCGGTGTCCGCGCGTTCTTCGACGACGTGCCCGTCCCGGCGGTCGACCCGGTACCGACCCCCGAGGGCGCCGAAGGCGACTGGCCGCTCAATCACCGCCCCCACTTCTCCAACTTCGGCGACCCGTCCATCCGAATCGGCGTGTACGGGAACACGCGCGCGAAGCGCACCATCGCCGTCGTCGGTGGATCGCACTCCGAACACTGGATGACCGCGATTGATGTCATCGGCAAGCAACGCGGCTTCCGTGTCACGACGTATATGAAGGCCGGCTGTGCGCTCAGC
This genomic window from Gordonia sp. PDNC005 contains:
- a CDS encoding NDMA-dependent alcohol dehydrogenase — protein: MKTKAAVLHGVNEEWKIEEIELGDPVAGEVQVRLVASGLCHSDHHLRTGQSPAPFPVVGGHEGAGVVVKVGEGVTRFAEGDHVVTAFIPACGVCEPCSRGAQNICDEGAGLLTGLSISDKTHRVTQNGEGLTQMCLLGTFSPYITVNEASLVKVENDIPLQQAALLGCGVATGWGSASEIGGTRVGDTVVVVGIGGVGINSVQGAKASGARHVVAVDPVKFKRDMAEKLGATHTFESMEEAIPAVNELTWGKMANTVVLTIGEMKGEYIAPAAALTAKGGQVVVVGMGDYAAMDVKLNLFELTLLQKRIQGAIFGGAGPRTQIPKLLNEYRAGQLNLADLVTQTYRLEDINRAYDDMLEGNNIRGMVVYDEADW
- a CDS encoding acyltransferase family protein encodes the protein MTNAGSNTRPPSPQDSSKPAATGKSADYRLDLDGLRGIAIFLVAVFHVWFGRVSGGVDVFLTLSGYFFVASLLKHVITTNPSDVGWSVAINPWPRLSRMLRRLVPALFLVLAAIAVLIWSLMPSTRWGPLSRELFASAFYYQNYHLAFASQDYGAADSAISPMQHLWSMAMQGQFFFLTIICALALGGLLKLGARRWEALGKPKVITGVVGGSLALVALVSFAWANYRHGIHQTFNYYDTIARLWEPITGGLLAIWMPRLAMPNWLRSALSFVAVALIASSGFWIAGVEEYPAAMALVPAGSTLLLIWLGSAATAPSSDAGLSPMGRVLAHPRIVWLGSIAYALYLWHWPLLIFYMTWRFQDDVSFVEGTGILIVSVGIAWFTTKYVETPLRAGRGGGFSARYRKLMAIFLVCVSLFAFASAGYWQYRESKQQIDTTNLDPRLYPGVRAFFDDVPVPAVDPVPTPEGAEGDWPLNHRPHFSNFGDPSIRIGVYGNTRAKRTIAVVGGSHSEHWMTAIDVIGKQRGFRVTTYMKAGCALSTEAAVEFNGRILTECNDWSERVMAKLAEDKPDVVFTTATRPVDDGPGDVTPRGYLDIFDQFKKSGQKVIALRDTPWTNGPMLPRDCIAAGRSPEVCGISRDRALSPVSPIDAIRADYPNITFLDYSDGFCRDGYCPAVVGNILVWHDSHHLTTAIVRSTIPYLDSDFGRATGWWKPTKAPR